One part of the Phoenix dactylifera cultivar Barhee BC4 chromosome 4, palm_55x_up_171113_PBpolish2nd_filt_p, whole genome shotgun sequence genome encodes these proteins:
- the LOC103715947 gene encoding imidazoleglycerol-phosphate dehydratase 3, chloroplastic isoform X1 encodes MGLLSSYSLPAAPPLSETLEKSRVRVSSAFLSTVSNPSLRLFASLRFLARAPTPMAALPPHGVGENNSPIATIGSSSRAGEVKRVTKETNVHVKLNLDGSGVAECGTGIPFLDHMLDQLASHGLFDLHVKASGDTHIDDHHTNEDVALAIGTALLQSLGDRKGINRFGHFSAPLDEAAIEVILDLSGRPHLSCDLSIPTERVGTYDTQLVEHFFQSLVNTSGMTLHIRQLAGKNSHHIIEATFKAFARALRQATEFDLRRRGTVPSSKGVLSRS; translated from the exons ATGGGTCTCCTGAGCTCGTACTCCCTCCCGgcagctcctcccctctccgaaaccctagaaaaatctagggttagggtttcttcCGCCTTCCTATCTACAGTCTCTAATCCATCCCTTCGCCTATTCGCGTCTTTGCGGTTCTTGGCGCGAGCTCCAACCCCTATGGCTGCTCTCCCTCCTCATGGCGTCGGAGAAAACAATTCTCCCATCGCCACCATCGGCTCAT CATCTCGAGCTGGAgaggtcaaaagggtgacaaaGGAGACAAATGTGCATGTGAAATTGAACTTGGATGGCTCAGGAGTCGCGGAGTGTGGAACTGGGATTCCATTCCTAGATCACATGCTGGAT CAACTGGCATCACATGGACTATTTGATCTGCATGTGAAGGCATCTGGTGACACCCATATTGATGATCATCATACAAATGAAGATGTTGCACTTGCAATTGGCACG GCACTACTTCAGTCACTTGGAGATAGAAAAGGAATCAACCGATTTGGACACTTTTCAGCTCCTCTTGATGAAGCTGCTATTGAAGTTATACTG GATCTATCTGGCCGTCCTCACTTAAGTTGTGATTTAAGCATCCCAACTGAAAGGGTTGGGACATATGACACACAG CTAGTGGAACATTTCTTTCAGTCTCTGGTGAACACATCTGGGATGACTCTTCACATTCGTCAG CTTGCTGGTAAAAATTCACACCATATTATTGAGGCAACTTTCAAGGCTTTCGCAAGAGCCCTTCGACAAGCAACAGAATTTGACTTGCGCCGTCGTGGGACTGTGCCTAG CTCAAAAGGGGTTCTTTCACGTTCCTAG
- the LOC103715947 gene encoding imidazoleglycerol-phosphate dehydratase 3, chloroplastic isoform X2: MGLLSSYSLPAAPPLSETLEKSRVRVSSAFLSTVSNPSLRLFASLRFLARAPTPMAALPPHGVGENNSPIATIGSSSRAGEVKRVTKETNVHVKLNLDGSGVAECGTGIPFLDHMLDQLASHGLFDLHVKASGDTHIDDHHTNEDVALAIGTALLQSLGDRKGINRFGHFSAPLDEAAIEVILLVEHFFQSLVNTSGMTLHIRQLAGKNSHHIIEATFKAFARALRQATEFDLRRRGTVPSSKGVLSRS; the protein is encoded by the exons ATGGGTCTCCTGAGCTCGTACTCCCTCCCGgcagctcctcccctctccgaaaccctagaaaaatctagggttagggtttcttcCGCCTTCCTATCTACAGTCTCTAATCCATCCCTTCGCCTATTCGCGTCTTTGCGGTTCTTGGCGCGAGCTCCAACCCCTATGGCTGCTCTCCCTCCTCATGGCGTCGGAGAAAACAATTCTCCCATCGCCACCATCGGCTCAT CATCTCGAGCTGGAgaggtcaaaagggtgacaaaGGAGACAAATGTGCATGTGAAATTGAACTTGGATGGCTCAGGAGTCGCGGAGTGTGGAACTGGGATTCCATTCCTAGATCACATGCTGGAT CAACTGGCATCACATGGACTATTTGATCTGCATGTGAAGGCATCTGGTGACACCCATATTGATGATCATCATACAAATGAAGATGTTGCACTTGCAATTGGCACG GCACTACTTCAGTCACTTGGAGATAGAAAAGGAATCAACCGATTTGGACACTTTTCAGCTCCTCTTGATGAAGCTGCTATTGAAGTTATACTG CTAGTGGAACATTTCTTTCAGTCTCTGGTGAACACATCTGGGATGACTCTTCACATTCGTCAG CTTGCTGGTAAAAATTCACACCATATTATTGAGGCAACTTTCAAGGCTTTCGCAAGAGCCCTTCGACAAGCAACAGAATTTGACTTGCGCCGTCGTGGGACTGTGCCTAG CTCAAAAGGGGTTCTTTCACGTTCCTAG
- the LOC103715946 gene encoding probable isoprenylcysteine alpha-carbonyl methylesterase ICMEL2 isoform X1 has product MAENGGDGRPAAMEDANLEKPFLRWSPSSSMRRRASGDLSLALPSPSRRPSFSRDVGHAAAETYLITRLALTLLKYLGIGYRWMTKFLALACYAILLMPGFLQVGYYYFFSTQVRRSVVYGEQPRNRLDLYLPIDSNGPKPVVAFVTGGAWIIGYKAWGALLGRRLAERDIIVACIDYRNFPQGTISDMIKDASEGISFICNNIASYGGDPERVYLMGQSAGAHIAACTLLDQAIKESAGESITWSVSQIKAYFGLSGGYNMLNLVDHFHKRGLYRSIFLSIMEGEESLRRYSPEVVVQDSSVRQAIPQLPYIILFHGTADYSIPSSASKDFVDALQMVGAKAKLVLYEGKTHTDLFLQDPLRGGRDELLEDIVAVIRAGDAIAVAKDAAAPRARRLAFEWQLKMARQISPF; this is encoded by the exons ATGGCCGAAAACGGCGGCGATGGCAGGCCGGCCGCCATGGAGGACGCGAATCTTGAGAAACCCTTCCTCCGCTGGAGCCCCTCCAGCAGCATGCGGCGGAGGGCCTCCGGCGATCTCTCCCTCGCGCTCCCTTCCCCCTCGCGCCGCCCCTCTTTCAGCCGGGACGTCGGCCACGCCGCCGCCGAGACTTATCTCATTACTCGCCTCGCTCTCACTCTCCTGAAATACCTCGG GATAGGGTACCGGTGGATGACAAAATTTCTTGCCCTTGCGTGTTATGCTATCTTACTCATGCCAGGTTTCCTACAAG TTGgatattactattttttttcaaCCCAGGTCCGTAGAAGTGTAGTCTATGGTGAACAGCCCAGAAATCG GTTGGATCTATATCTGCCAATAGATAGCAATGGACCAAAGCCAGTTGTGGCATTTGTAACTGGTGGGGCCTGGATTATTGG ttACAAAGCATGGGGTGCTCTTCTAGGGAGGCGGTTGGCAGAAAGAGATATTATAGTTGCATGCATTGATTATAG AAACTTTCCTCAAGGGACCATAAGCGATATGATAAAAGATGCTTCTGAAGGAATCTCATTTATATGCAATAACATTGCCAGCTATGGAGGTGACCCTGAGCG GGTATATTTGATGGGACAATCAGCAGGTGCACATATCGCTGCCTGCACACTCTTGGATCAGGCAATTAAAGAATCTGCTGGAGAGAGCATTACTTGGAGTGTCTCCCAAATAAAAGCATACTTTGGTTTATCTGGCGG ATACAACATGCTGAACCTGGTCGATCACTTCCATAAACGTGGTCTGTATCGCAGCATCTTTCTCAG CATAATGGAAGGGGAGGAATCCTTAAGGCGTTATTCTCCAGAAGTTGTTGTACAGGACTCAAGTGTCAGACAAGCAATTCCTCAACTTCCTTATATCATTCTTTTCCATGGAACAGCCGACTATTCTATACCATCTTCTGCCAG CAAAGATTTTGTGGATGCCCTTCAGATGGTTGGTGCTAAagctaaattagtattatatgAAGGCAAAACACACACAGATTTGTTTTTACAG GATCCTCTTAGAGGTGGTAGAGATGAGCTGCTTGAAGATATAGTAGCAGTTATTCGTGCTGGTGATGCAATTGCAGTTGCCAAAGATGCTGCAGCACCTCGAGCACGACGACTGGCTTTTGAGTGGCAACTGAAGATGGCTCGCCAAATAAGTCCCTTTTGA
- the LOC103715946 gene encoding probable isoprenylcysteine alpha-carbonyl methylesterase ICMEL2 isoform X2, with the protein MAENGGDGRPAAMEDANLEKPFLRWSPSSSMRRRASGDLSLALPSPSRRPSFSRDVGHAAAETYLITRLALTLLKYLGIGYRWMTKFLALACYAILLMPGFLQVGYYYFFSTQVRRSVVYGEQPRNRLDLYLPIDSNGPKPVVAFVTGGAWIIGYKAWGALLGRRLAERDIIVACIDYRNFPQGTISDMIKDASEGISFICNNIASYGGDPERVYLMGQSAGAHIAACTLLDQAIKESAGESITWSVSQIKAYFGLSGGYNMLNLVDHFHKRGLYRSIFLSIMEGEESLRRYSPEVVVQDSSVRQAIPQLPYIILFHGTADYSIPSSARLVSLDISGCWSMQSLNAKGIQNCLD; encoded by the exons ATGGCCGAAAACGGCGGCGATGGCAGGCCGGCCGCCATGGAGGACGCGAATCTTGAGAAACCCTTCCTCCGCTGGAGCCCCTCCAGCAGCATGCGGCGGAGGGCCTCCGGCGATCTCTCCCTCGCGCTCCCTTCCCCCTCGCGCCGCCCCTCTTTCAGCCGGGACGTCGGCCACGCCGCCGCCGAGACTTATCTCATTACTCGCCTCGCTCTCACTCTCCTGAAATACCTCGG GATAGGGTACCGGTGGATGACAAAATTTCTTGCCCTTGCGTGTTATGCTATCTTACTCATGCCAGGTTTCCTACAAG TTGgatattactattttttttcaaCCCAGGTCCGTAGAAGTGTAGTCTATGGTGAACAGCCCAGAAATCG GTTGGATCTATATCTGCCAATAGATAGCAATGGACCAAAGCCAGTTGTGGCATTTGTAACTGGTGGGGCCTGGATTATTGG ttACAAAGCATGGGGTGCTCTTCTAGGGAGGCGGTTGGCAGAAAGAGATATTATAGTTGCATGCATTGATTATAG AAACTTTCCTCAAGGGACCATAAGCGATATGATAAAAGATGCTTCTGAAGGAATCTCATTTATATGCAATAACATTGCCAGCTATGGAGGTGACCCTGAGCG GGTATATTTGATGGGACAATCAGCAGGTGCACATATCGCTGCCTGCACACTCTTGGATCAGGCAATTAAAGAATCTGCTGGAGAGAGCATTACTTGGAGTGTCTCCCAAATAAAAGCATACTTTGGTTTATCTGGCGG ATACAACATGCTGAACCTGGTCGATCACTTCCATAAACGTGGTCTGTATCGCAGCATCTTTCTCAG CATAATGGAAGGGGAGGAATCCTTAAGGCGTTATTCTCCAGAAGTTGTTGTACAGGACTCAAGTGTCAGACAAGCAATTCCTCAACTTCCTTATATCATTCTTTTCCATGGAACAGCCGACTATTCTATACCATCTTCTGCCAGGTTGGTCTCATTAGATATATCAGGATGTTGGAGTATGCAGTCTTTAAATGCAAAAGGGATACAAAATTGTCTTGACTGA